One Danio rerio strain Tuebingen ecotype United States chromosome 7, GRCz12tu, whole genome shotgun sequence genomic window, atttatatatattattattgtgtggagtttgcatgttctccctgccttcgcgtgggtttcctccgggtgctccggtttcccccacagtccaatgacatgcggtacaggtgaattgggtgggctaattTGTGTGtagtgtgactgtgtgtgtgtggatgtttcccagggatgggttgcggctggaagggcatccgctgcgtaaaaacctgctggataagttggcggttcattccactgtggcgaccccggattaataaagggactaaaccaacaagaaaatgaatgaatgaatattattcacTCGTTAATAGTTCAtttgcatgttaataaatgcattattaacacaACTAAATCCAGGTTTGTGAcataatctaaagtgaggactatttaagCCTTATAAATCCTttgtaaatgacaattaaaggctcattTATATTCCAAAAAGCAAACGAATGCTGTTTGTGCCAGTAGATGGCGATGTCTGTTTTCCTACCGGCATATTTTAGGCAGACGCCTTGCCGATTCACAACAATAGTGTTAAAGTCTAGATCGAAAACGCAGCCGGCCgaaagtgcgatatgcacatcaatatagcagcatttaataatgacactgtataacaataattaatatgttttgaGTACTGTGACcattgggtttaggattggggtgggGCTaggtgttaaaaaatacaatttattgggtaatttaatagataacagaaataatactcagtacaactactgttttaccttactgtgacggttgggtttagtggtggggtgggggtagacattaaaaaacataataaatgggAAATATAtaggaaaatataaataattctagttaacttctggctgcaaccatatccgatctagcaacaaccagcaATAATGTAACCTAAACATCTCTGAAAAGGTGTCAGCATCATTGTTTAACTACAACAATGTAATTTTGACCCTAATGTTAATTTCCCCGAAGTTAATGGATCTTCCAAAACTCCCTTTCTATAAAATAGTGGATTACACAGTAAATACACACAATTGACATTTGTCATTGATATTTGTGTCgaaatcatagactgtaaaatatatggacgtagtgtccgtgacgtcacccataggtttctaaagagcgcaaaagaagccacaagtaggcgcggccaaccgtcgccattttgttcgcgcgtcatcacacccacggcgggataccaaacaagggcaaagaggcggagagtgaggcGGAGCTatagacacctgctggcatttagcttggacctggctcagacacactttactttgggagaaacgcttaatactttatcacctgtgactcgtttgtgttctgaccacatgtgcttggctgtacactatatcaataaagtgtttagacttttaaaaacactgctgtaacacactgAGCTActattgttcttatgacgtttctcaACAGGAGGAAACCGCGAatcacttccaaacacttcagatatagtctgtgttagttaatgtaagactattgatgaaatccagcataacactgtatgacaacgcttcagatgactgatctagagcttacagctaatcaatccgtcagttttaaatataaatataaacgatcttaaataaaacaaatacatgtatagagatggtatataagtatataactttactcacatgggaaacggaggccaggttaatggtttgtgagcacaattaagtgcactcagcatgccatgccatctaataattgtaggaaacaagtccaaaaggcaactgactatgtaaagccacataaaacaacacagaaatacgataaatatgccgagttcagtggctaatctgccggattcagctgaggtgacggcgaccagcgagacctagctgtcactcaagtggccacgcccttaattatgcaaaccaaatataacttaatataaaggaaacggatgagttataaaaacattcaccccctcacagttgtcatgaagggtgatattagctgtattaaccaaaatctttttttgtaccaggctgtaaacacctttttttctgctgtaaagttggccattctaacagtgggctcaattgaaatttgctctgttttggagccaggagcggccaggactagcggaatttcagatgaattgcagttttagttacttccgtatcggcttcctgagggagagcgggaggttgccgcttggtcgcaatgagcgactgagaaaaactgtaagttgTTATATTAAAGCTGTCTGAATGCAAAGGTTCCCGTGTGTATTGTTAATTAGTGATCTGGGCAATTCCAATTTTTGGGTGTGAATTTTCCAGAAGCAAAAACTAAATTTTGAAAACAGTTTGATTGACAACAGTCATTCTAGAGCAAAACTTGGGAAAACCAGGAGTGTTGATAACTATGCttgtagttgaagtcagaattattagcccccctgttaattttttccccaatttctgtttaacagagagcagattttttttttcagcacatttctaaacataatagtgttaataactcatctctaataactgatttattgtatccttgccatgatgacattaaataatatttgactgcatatttatcaagacacttctagacagcttaaagtgacatttaaaggcttaactaggataattagggtaactaggcaggttagggtaattaggcaagttattgtataatgatggtttgttctgtcgactattgaaaaaaaattgcttaaaggggctaataatattgaccttaaaatggatttaaaaaaattaataactgcttttattctagctgaaataaaacaaataagactttctccagaagaaaaaatattatacgaaatactgttaaaatttcctcgctctgttcaacatcatttgggaaatatttaaaaaagaaaatctcaaaggggtgctaataattctgacttcagctgtgtatgTTGTGGTGTTGTGTATTTGCTCACAGTGAGGAAGACTGATGCCAGCAGGAGGACCACAGAATACACCAGACCCTTATTATTGATGAAGACCTGACAAACGACACAGAGAGCCATCAGACATCATCAtctgcacagtgtgtgtgtgtgtgtgtgtgtgtgtgtatatgtatatgtgtgtgtgtgtgtgtgtgtgtgtgtgtgtgtgtgtgtgtgtgtgtgtgtgtgtgtgtgtgtgtgtgttgtgttgagtgtgtgtatgtgtgtgtgtgtgtgttgtgtgtgtgtgtgtgtgtgtgtgtgtgtgtgtgtttgtgtttgtgtgtatgtatatgtatgtgtgtgtgtatatgtatgtgtgtgtgtgtgttgtgttgtgttgtgttgtgttgtgtgtgtgtgtgtgtgcgtgtgtgtgtgtgtgtttgtgtgtgtgcgtgcgtgcgtgtgtgtgtgtgtgtgtgtgtgtgtgtggagtaaaCAAAATACTCACCGCTGAGCCGTGATCTACAACCAGAGTCCTCAGAGCCCAGGGGAAGCCCAGACCCAGCAGGATGTCAAAGATGTTGCTGCCGATGGAGTTGGACACGGCCATGTCCCCCATTCCTGAATCACAGTAAGACAGTAAAACAGTAAGAGTTTTTTCTGTCCACCaaaaatgcactgtgatgcatgcTAAGACCGTGCCAAACAGAGAGGCAGAGATAAAATCCTCACAGTTTTCATGCACACGGAGGTTTATCAGTGTTCCAATTGTAtgtgctaaaaatctgcagatttctgcgcgcgcagattccgtgtgcgCCTAGGTATTAGTAAAcaaataatacacacatatatcagACTGATCTGTGCATACCTTGACGAGCAACGATGAGGCTTGCCATGCAGTCGGGCACACTGGTGCCAGCAGCCAGAAACGTGATTCCCATGATGTAGTCTGGAATATCGAGGGTGTAACTGATGATGGTGACCTGCATACATGATCAAACAAAGCTGATCAGAAACACTGGCGTATTCAATAGGAGTGACTGGTCTGGATTTATTTTTAGCTTGATCTTACCATCCACACCATGAGGTAGGAGAAAATAGCAATCCATAAAGTTGAAGCAATGAAGGTGATCATGAACCAGCGGTGCCAGCGTGGCAGGATGCAGTTCGGTACagtgaaatacagtaaaacacccaGCGGCCAGGACACCAGCCACTTCAGACGCGCACTGCAGCCCGctaatgcacacacaaacacaatacaGACATGAAATGACAcgctttaaatgacattttagggACAATTTAACAATAATGAAGGTATATTACAAAATGaatataacaaattaaataataaccaaataactgtgttttaaagggtcatgacaccccccactttcagttcaagtgcacctcagaattttttcaaaagatgcattaTTATGGGCGGAGCTCCACGATCAGAGCCAGGAgttgggcgtggccagcagaacaggggagaaggaggggagcgaacaactgttgtcagtcggctctcaaaatgagacacaaaccgtgaggagtgTGGTGGTTTTTCCTTTCTTCAATAATCAGCAAAGTCTAATGGTTTTGATTTCAGAAGAGttctttattgtcgacaacaaaggagatttttcaggagacccccagtagcatctctgcctGAAAATTCTGTCTCACTGATGTTCTGGCCTGCTTATATACTCTTTCGCAGCTGCTTTTCACAttgttagattagattagattagagtcaactttattgtcattacacatgtacaagtacaatgcaacgaaatgcagtttaggtctaaccagcagtgcaatagcagcaagtgcaggatacaggaataagttataaagtgcagttatggaaaactatagtgatatttacagatggatgtactatcaacattatatacaggttggataagctatgaacagatttacaatatatgaatatatgtgcaggttgctatcaataatcagtagtgtgcagatagataaacatgattacaagtgtatatgttacaatatatgaatatatgtgcaggttgctatcaataatcagtagtatgcagataaataaccatgattacaagtgtatatgtatagtgggtgtgtacataattacaaatgcccatatgcagtgggtatgcacagttcaataagtaaacagttcaatgtggtgcagtgaatgtgcaaattttaaatgtgctaatgttaaacagtgcaaaagagtcagtggggggcaaaagagtcagtgtggggcagagttcaggagggagacagctctggggaaaaagctgctCCTCAGTCTGCTGATTTTTGGTCTACATTTGTGTTACATTTGTAACACAAGATCCTAACTAGTTTTAACCCCCAACCCAAACCTGCTTTACCATATATCTTATCCATCAATACTTAACTGTTTCCACATGTGTTGCTCTATTCTCATCCATTTCTTGTGACACCTTAGTTGTTTACTCAGGCCATCTCCCCTTTCTAACTCTACATCGTACCTTAATTCCTCTAATGGTATgtaagtctacaagcagattatacacatacaatttgaatatatagattaacctcgcactttaaagagtataaaatccacttcaggagacgcatgatttaatagtttacaaagataaaatgcaaagaaataaacagtaatttaatgttaacagtgatttaaatttaattaaatttgttgctcgttatttcatatacacataaccacaatttgttatatcattataacaataatggtgttcatataaacactttaGAGGAGGACTTTTCCcctcctcaatccccgggtctgaatgcagactcagtgcagcaggtctcttgccctgtctatttgaaccattagccctgctggtaatctggaggatttaggtgaacacagcagcacggcgatgtgtctaaatgtgaacgaactcctgataaaagacaacgtccgccattctccaattctcgtgctgctctcccgacaaaaaatgctagcagcacacacacagctttgctgtatcagccctgacagTATCACAGcgaaaaacatacaacaaaccctgtggatcatggaaacaatcacatacgagccttcatgaatggctaaatactgaGTGGAGTGAGACGTGGAcccggtctcacccagtcatcaacgtaggatctcacagcttagcactggcaggtctgtcttgccttcggaaagcacgcgcagtcatgaataattaagaagccggctcttctccgctatgaataataatgagaaaccgacgcgtcatctttgcacttgcagttctgcgatacttcactgattttgatccggcccaaaaatcaatttaaacccggaagctgaaattagctgacaaaagctcaaaattatccagttttccccacaaataaagctgacaggtgctaacattgtcttatctgatgctcaacacacacaaatctgttaatatatattaaaaaaaagtactcaagggtttcttgAAACTTTAATGCACGATTTATTTACTTGATccatttgtttataataaaataatggaaAAATTGAACAGTGCTGGACAAAAATTAATTGCATCGAAAATCGGTTGACAATCACACACTGTGAATTATCAAAGACGCGATAGAATCGAAGATTCTTCAAATGACACATGtaaaagttatagctcaaatgaaagctcttgccggtgctcgtACGGTTCAAGCATTCTTtctactgaattatattcacatatcaaacagttgctgaatgaatcttggtgtttccatggcgcagaagtgaaaacaatacattaatgatcaataagcagcccaagatagcacagacagctgtcatctctcaccttatgctgtgcgcttcagggccgtttctcctctgtttttgagctgatgtgcataagtaatccttttatatgtcttacgtgctccaaacacactgaattatgtttgatcaaacaaaagaatagtgaaatatgtaaacaatgatcgctccctgtggcttgtacagcacctctcatcagtgggaatacaataacttttgcacagattatggtggagacatttctcTTTTTTGCTATGATTACAGAcgtgtgcaggaaccaccaacattaattacagcacgctagaccacacagaacctaaaaggtacactttcacatttgagttaaaaatataaaagcgcctctttttttaggagtttattataacacagacgacatatacagatattttaaacactttcagttGTGTTTTATGACAATTCAAAGggtttaaaatgataccaaatttttgcatttacacttctgcatgtggatttgagaAGCTTTTAAATTCGGGtgggcaaaatccaggcggaaatccccaaatagcagcagagtttaactggttgtTAACAGCACGTGGAAAATAACagtttaaagcagtggtcaccaaacttgttcctggagggccggtgtcctgcacattttagttccaaccctaatcaaacacacctgaacaagctaatcaaggtcttgctaggtatacttgaaacatccaggcaggtgtgttgaggcaagttggagctaaaccctgcagggacaccggccctccaggaccgagattggtgacccctggtttaaagaaTATAATCATTATTTAGATGCCGTTACACATCTGAAACAGgcttaacattattaaatacccatgaggcacttgtgactttattAGTTAATAGTTAATAACAAATAGATATACTACGTATTTTTGGCTGTAGACATAGTTTGGACAGATCGATTCTTcgtatagtaaagtcatgcagtgtgaaatccCCTAacgctgatccatcttgcagtgtaaacaaagcagcgacagaacgctagcccagatagtcatgcagagtgaaaacatctgtgacacgactactttaaaaaacctgcagtctgaactctgcatgaaGTGTTTCTGATTCTCCTTGGTCTAAACAGAGTAAATGCAAAGTAAATCAAGGTTTACACTATCATACAGTGGTTTGATGTACTGACCAGGGATACGGAGCGGTCTGAAGATCTGGTCCTCGTCTTCATCCTCTTCCTCAGGCTGAGTGTTCTCCACCTCCAGCTTCACTCCTGCGTCCTCCAGCGTCTGCTGCGCGTCAACATTTCCACCGTTCACCATTCCCCTGGAGCTCTTCACCGAGCCCCGGCTCGTCCTGTTCTCCTTCAGCAGCCTCTGTCTCTGAAAACAACACAGTCACAATTACAACCACTGACTTTTAGATTTCCAGTCAGAGCTTGAATTCTTCATAAAGAGTGGAAAACAAGGAATGAAAAAAGAGAACCGGTGCTGACCTCGCTGATGAGCATGCGTCCAGCCATGGAGAGGCGTGTGCGCGGAGAGAAGTGTGGAGTGATCATGACGCGCAGGCCAGCCTCTGGGAAGGAGAGCTGATGAGGCCTTAAGATGAGGAGCTCGTCCACCATCAGCACTGAAGAGTCCTGAGCAGAGCCTGCGGGagctcaacacacacacgcacacacacacacacacacgcatgcatgaatgcacaacacacatacacaagtacatgcacgcacaaacacatgcacacatgcacaaacgagcacgcacatacaaacacatgtgcacaaacacacacacacaaacgcacgcaaAACCACATATGAACGCACACATGCAaaaacccacacacaaacacgcacgcacacacacacacacacaaatgtgcacGCAAACGTATGcaatgaaaaatgtaaacatgcaCGCACCAACGCACATCAGGCACGCACACATATGCAcgaatgcacataaacacacacacacacacgcacaaatgtGCACGCAAACGTATGCAAGCACAAATGTaaacatgcacgcacaaacacacatcaggCACGCACACATATGCACGAatgcacatgaacacacacacacacacacacacacacacaaaagtgcaTGCAAACGTATGCAAGCACAAATGTaaacatgcacgcacaaacacacatcaggcacacacacatatgcacgaatgcacatgaacacacacacacacacacacaaatgtgcacGCAAACGTACGCAAGCACAAATGTAAACATGCACGCACAAACGCACAtcaggcacacacacatatgcacgaacgcacataaacacacacacacaaatgtgcacGCAAACGTATGCAAGCACAAATGTAAACATGAACGCACAAACGCACAtcaggcacacacacatatgcacgaacgcacataaacacacacacacacacaaatgtgcacGCAAACATATGCAAGCACAAATTTAAACATGCACGCACAAACGCACATCAGGCACGCACAcatatgcataaacacacacacacacacacaaatgtgcacGCAAACGTATGCAAGCACAAATGTaaacatgcacgcacaaacacacatcaggcacacacacatatgcacgaacgcacataaacacacacacacacacaaatgtgcacGCAAACGTACGCAAGCACAAATgtaaacatgcatgcacaaacacacatcaggcacacacatatatgcacgaacgcacataaacacacacacacacacaaatgtgcacGCAAACATATGCAAGCACAAATGTAAACATGCACGCACAAACGCACATCAGGCACGCACACAAATGCACGAACGcacgtgaacacacacacacacacacacaaatgtgcacGCAAACGTATGCAAGCACAAATGCAAACATGCACGCACAAACGCACAtcaggcacacacacatatgcacgaacgcacatgaacacacacacacacaaatgcacaaacacacacacacccacatcaCTACAAACACTGCTACTGCACCACTAAAGTGCTACTGTACAGGCACTATTTGCACTTCAACGATTACTTCACTTCCAGAATGAAGATTTTCAGATTTTTGTCATCTTTTCTCGCTTTTTGTCAtctaaaatttcattaaaaatctTTTCTTCAGTCAGATTGAAAGAAATGAAGCGTTTGTGTTGAAAACATGCAGGATATTTCAACATAAAGTGAATTCTTATGGCGCCCAATGGTTTGATTTTGCTAATTGCAGTTTGAGTGCAGAAATGTTCTGAGCTGAggaataatttctttaaaaacaaaaacattcagtGTAAAGTCTTTTTGTTGAAATAATACTTTTTCTTATTAAAATGGCTGATGATTCCGCTAGCTAAGACCCTTTAAAGCTGCACTGAAACTGCAATTATGCCCAAACCCTTGTGTTTCTAAATAAaccttcatttatttttcacTGAAGGACGAAAGAAATGAACAACTCGGATGACAAGGGCGTGAGCAGATTTACTTAATTCTGGGAGTGATCTAATCCTAAATGTACAGTATCAGTGCCATACTGTATCTCATGCTGTCCAATACCTTTCCTCAGCAGCACCATGGACGTGTTGCCGTTTGCTCCCACTTCTTCCGCCTCTTTATCTCTGGATGTTTCTCTGCGCACACAACACTGACCTGGACCACCACACGATCTCTGGACAAAACTGGCAAGCTGACTGTTAAACCTGTGAAGAAGAAGATCACAAGGCAAAGACATCGATCAATGAGTTCATGTTTCTGAGAAACTACTAAACCACACTAATATTCATTTCACTGCagccagggccggattaaccaatgggcctcaTGGGGTCAGGCCCAGGTGCCCGTGcgaggggagaaaaaaaaagcagatttcggagtgtcttttttagGCTTAGTGCAAATAGCGCACCTAGTTGGAATAATCTATTGACGGTTTATGCCCATCAATgcctgattgacagagacaagatgagtaaagagcAGGATTACAGCGGGAGTGGCGTACCTCGTAAAGCGCACAGCATCATCTTTTGACGCAATCGATCAtcaacccggttcgaatccaccatctgctaaactcgtgctactttttctCTCcacattacatatcagattgtaaatatatattttttttaacagggaggaaacattttttgtaaataatgcaaatgtgtatatatattagggatgtaacggtatcaaaatttcacggtacggtaatacctcggtatgaatggcacggtacggtatttattgaatcatttaaaggaaaaacaaaactattgaagagactcaaaaaaagtgctagaatgttcaggttacctcaacactcaacagatcaatgacatacaaatgatctatctgtaaactttcaggaacaggaacttaaattattcaatattaataacaaaaaatattaaaccatgtaaaaaaaaacaccactcgTAAGGACAAGCcttgagtgagatagaggtctcttggtggtacaagtcaatgtctgcatcaatctgagcagtgtgctgtgttctgctgtccccttgactaaaagaatccccatcatgttagtcgtattccccgacttgtatttcagcacagtctggcagtgcctgcataccctttttttctgtcaccttttcttGTTTCGTTTCAgagagaaactgaaatgctttcacacatctgatttaaaacccgctttaggttcgaccaTTTTTAGCTCTCTTTTttgccgctactagcagcaccctccatttatgcattactggatctgtagcggcaacagaccgcaaaggatgatggccaagcctgggctgatgaaaattgtaatttccgctacc contains:
- the LOC101886560 gene encoding sodium/potassium/calcium exchanger 3 isoform X4, which translates into the protein MFYALAIVCDDYFVPSLEKISENLQLSEDVAGATFMAAGSSAPELFTSLIGVFITKGDVGVGTIVGSAVFNILVIIGVCGIFARQTVVLTWWSLFRDSLYYIFSVLALILVIFDERVVWWESMLLISMYGVYILIMKFNSQLASFVQRSCGGPGQCCVRRETSRDKEAEEVGANGNTSMVLLRKAPAGSAQDSSVLMVDELLILRPHQLSFPEAGLRVMITPHFSPRTRLSMAGRMLISERQRLLKENRTSRGSVKSSRGMVNGGNVDAQQTLEDAGVKLEVENTQPEEEDEDEDQIFRPLRIPAGCSARLKWLVSWPLGVLLYFTVPNCILPRWHRWFMITFIASTLWIAIFSYLMVWMVTIISYTLDIPDYIMGITFLAAGTSVPDCMASLIVARQGMGDMAVSNSIGSNIFDILLGLGFPWALRTLVVDHGSAVFINNKGLVYSVVLLLASVFLTVLSVHLNGWKLDRRLGLGLMLLYSIFLLCSILFGQL
- the LOC101886560 gene encoding sodium/potassium/calcium exchanger 3 isoform X2, whose product is MRSSRRRPLLRFCCGGAVLLAGLWGAQILQSTESSWPEADVYRRRILQYGNDNQTIDTPRAAIHEFPEDVFTKEQRKRGAILLHVLCAIYMFYALAIVCDDYFVPSLEKISENLQLSEDVAGATFMAAGSSAPELFTSLIGVFITKGDVGVGTIVGSAVFNILVIIGVCGIFARQTVVLTWWSLFRDSLYYIFSVLALILVIFDERVVWWESMLLISMYGVYILIMKFNSQLASFVQRSCGGPGQCCVRRETSRDKEAEEVGANGNTSMVLLRKAPAGSAQDSSVLMVDELLILRPHQLSFPEAGLRVMITPHFSPRTRLSMAGRMLISERQRLLKENRTSRGSVKSSRGMVNGGNVDAQQTLEDAGVKLEVENTQPEEEDEDEDQIFRPLRIPAGCSARLKWLVSWPLGVLLYFTVPNCILPRWHRWFMITFIASTLWIAIFSYLMVWMVTIISYTLDIPDYIMGITFLAAGTSVPDCMASLIVARQGMGDMAVSNSIGSNIFDILLGLGFPWALRTLVVDHGSAVFINNKGLVYSVVLLLASVFLTVLSVHLNGWKLDRRLGLGLMLLYSIFLLCSILFGQL
- the LOC101886560 gene encoding sodium/potassium/calcium exchanger 3 isoform X5 codes for the protein MFYALAIVCDDYFVPSLEKISENLQLSEDVAGATFMAAGSSAPELFTSLIGVFITKGDVGVGTIVGSAVFNILVIIGVCGIFARQTVVLTWWSLFRDSLYYIFSVLALILVIFDERVVWWESMLLISMYGVYILIMKFNSQLASFVQRSCGGPGQCCVRRETSRDKEAEEVGANGNTSMVLLRKGSAQDSSVLMVDELLILRPHQLSFPEAGLRVMITPHFSPRTRLSMAGRMLISERQRLLKENRTSRGSVKSSRGMVNGGNVDAQQTLEDAGVKLEVENTQPEEEDEDEDQIFRPLRIPAGCSARLKWLVSWPLGVLLYFTVPNCILPRWHRWFMITFIASTLWIAIFSYLMVWMVTIISYTLDIPDYIMGITFLAAGTSVPDCMASLIVARQGMGDMAVSNSIGSNIFDILLGLGFPWALRTLVVDHGSAVFINNKGLVYSVVLLLASVFLTVLSVHLNGWKLDRRLGLGLMLLYSIFLLCSILFGQL
- the LOC101886560 gene encoding sodium/potassium/calcium exchanger 3 isoform X1, whose amino-acid sequence is MMTIGPAFIQRQETAAAGGAGGDDLTEIRAQTSGMRSSRRRPLLRFCCGGAVLLAGLWGAQILQSTESSWPEADVYRRRILQYGNDNQTIDTPRAAIHEFPEDVFTKEQRKRGAILLHVLCAIYMFYALAIVCDDYFVPSLEKISENLQLSEDVAGATFMAAGSSAPELFTSLIGVFITKGDVGVGTIVGSAVFNILVIIGVCGIFARQTVVLTWWSLFRDSLYYIFSVLALILVIFDERVVWWESMLLISMYGVYILIMKFNSQLASFVQRSCGGPGQCCVRRETSRDKEAEEVGANGNTSMVLLRKAPAGSAQDSSVLMVDELLILRPHQLSFPEAGLRVMITPHFSPRTRLSMAGRMLISERQRLLKENRTSRGSVKSSRGMVNGGNVDAQQTLEDAGVKLEVENTQPEEEDEDEDQIFRPLRIPAGCSARLKWLVSWPLGVLLYFTVPNCILPRWHRWFMITFIASTLWIAIFSYLMVWMVTIISYTLDIPDYIMGITFLAAGTSVPDCMASLIVARQGMGDMAVSNSIGSNIFDILLGLGFPWALRTLVVDHGSAVFINNKGLVYSVVLLLASVFLTVLSVHLNGWKLDRRLGLGLMLLYSIFLLCSILFGQL
- the LOC101886560 gene encoding sodium/potassium/calcium exchanger 3 isoform X3 — its product is MRSSRRRPLLRFCCGGAVLLAGLWGAQILQSTESSWPEADVYRRRILQYGNDNQTIDTPRAAIHEFPEDVFTKEQRKRGAILLHVLCAIYMFYALAIVCDDYFVPSLEKISENLQLSEDVAGATFMAAGSSAPELFTSLIGVFITKGDVGVGTIVGSAVFNILVIIGVCGIFARQTVVLTWWSLFRDSLYYIFSVLALILVIFDERVVWWESMLLISMYGVYILIMKFNSQLASFVQRSCGGPGQCCVRRETSRDKEAEEVGANGNTSMVLLRKGSAQDSSVLMVDELLILRPHQLSFPEAGLRVMITPHFSPRTRLSMAGRMLISERQRLLKENRTSRGSVKSSRGMVNGGNVDAQQTLEDAGVKLEVENTQPEEEDEDEDQIFRPLRIPAGCSARLKWLVSWPLGVLLYFTVPNCILPRWHRWFMITFIASTLWIAIFSYLMVWMVTIISYTLDIPDYIMGITFLAAGTSVPDCMASLIVARQGMGDMAVSNSIGSNIFDILLGLGFPWALRTLVVDHGSAVFINNKGLVYSVVLLLASVFLTVLSVHLNGWKLDRRLGLGLMLLYSIFLLCSILFGQL